The following nucleotide sequence is from Gordonia jinghuaiqii.
CGAGGGCCTCGAGGAGCAGAGGATCGACGCGGTCGGCTGCCGCCGGCCCCAGTGCCCGCACCACCGCCTCGGCGCCGACGAACCAGATCACGTGATAGGCCCACGCCGGGTCGTCCCACCCGAGGTCCACCTTCTCCACCGTCGCACCCAGCTGCTCAAGCACCGAGACGGCTCGATCGGTGTTGGCCTGCACGCCAGGATCATTCGAGCCGAAGCCGAGGTCGGAGCTGTAGCCGACCCGCAGGCCGGAGAGGTCACCGACCTCCGCAACCGCCTCGACGGCACTGCGCGCCGGGGTCGGGAGCGCCGCCCAGTCGCGCGGGTCGTAGCCGCTCAGGACGTCCAGCAGGAGCGCGCAGTCGGTCACCGCGCGGGTCATCGGACCGACGTGGGCGACCGGGGCGAACGGGCTCGGCGGGTACATCGGCACCCGCCCGAGTGTCGCCTTGAACCCGACGACACCGCAGTAGGCGGCGGGTATGCGTATCGATCCACCGCCGTCGGTGCCCACCGAGAGCGGACCCAGGCCCGCGGCGAGCGCCGCCGCACTGCCGCCGCTCGAACCGCCGGATGTCCGCATCCTGTCCCACGGGTTGCGCGTGATGCCCGTCCGGGGGCTGTCGGTGACGCCCTTCCAGCCGAACTCCGGGGTGGTGACCTTGCCCAGCATCACCGCACCCGCCTCACGCAGCCGCGCCACGGCGGGGGCATCGGTGTCCCACTCCATCTGGTCCGGGCGGATCATCAGCGAGCCTCGAAGGGTCGGCCATCCGCTCGTGAGGAGCAGGTCCTTGATGCTGACGGGAACACCGTCGAGCGGGCTCAGCGGGGTGCCGGCCGCATGGCGGGCACCGGACGCCCGCGCCTGGGACAGCGTCGTCTCCCGGTCGAGCAGGCAGTATGCGTTGATCGCGGGGTCGACCTCGTCGATGAGGTCGAGCAGCTCGAGCGCCACCGTCTCGGGCGTGAGCGCGCCCGTTCGGTAGGCCTCTGCGAGGTCGGCGGCACCGAGCCACCGTGCCGTGTCCGACATGCGCCCCCTCGTCGTCGGTTGGTAGATTGTTGACAATCTACCCGGGAGGTGTGGGAGTGACAACCACCGTCGCGATGCTCTATCCCGGTCATGCCGCCGAAGACGACTACGCGCTGATCGAGTCGGCCCTGAACGAGTCGGTCCTGAACGAGTCGGCCTCCCCGGCGCGCGACATCCGCTTGCCGGTGGTGATCACCGAGGTGGGGTCCGACGCCCACACCGTGGAAGCGATGGCGGCCGTCGGCGAACGGACACGCTTGGCCGACGGCGTACGGCGAGCCCGGGCGTATTCCCCGGCGGCACTGATGTGGGCGTGTACCTCCGGCAGCTTCGTCCACGGATACGACGGCGCGCGGCGGCAGGTGGCCGACATCTCCGACGCCTGCGGCCTGGCCGCATCGTCGACCTCGCTGGCGTTCGTCGACGCCTGCCACGAACTCGGCATCTCCCGCGTCGCGATCGCCGCGACGTACCCGAAACCGTTGGCGTCGAGGTTCATCGGCTTCCTCGCCGACGGAGGTGTCGACGTGATCGCCTTGTGCGCGAACGACATCCTGACAGCATCCGCGGCGGGAACCCTCGACGGCGACGGCCTGTTCGGCATGCTGGCCGCAGCAGATCGCGACGACGCCCGGGCACTACTCGTCCCGGACACCGCACTCCACACCGCGCGATGGATCACCGGACTCGAGGAGGAGTTCGGCAAACCGGTGCTGACGGCCAATCAGGTGACCGCCTGGCAGGGTCTGCGGCTCGCCGGGACCTCCGTCGCCGCAACCGGACTGGGG
It contains:
- a CDS encoding amidase, which codes for MSDTARWLGAADLAEAYRTGALTPETVALELLDLIDEVDPAINAYCLLDRETTLSQARASGARHAAGTPLSPLDGVPVSIKDLLLTSGWPTLRGSLMIRPDQMEWDTDAPAVARLREAGAVMLGKVTTPEFGWKGVTDSPRTGITRNPWDRMRTSGGSSGGSAAALAAGLGPLSVGTDGGGSIRIPAAYCGVVGFKATLGRVPMYPPSPFAPVAHVGPMTRAVTDCALLLDVLSGYDPRDWAALPTPARSAVEAVAEVGDLSGLRVGYSSDLGFGSNDPGVQANTDRAVSVLEQLGATVEKVDLGWDDPAWAYHVIWFVGAEAVVRALGPAAADRVDPLLLEALERHRDISAADMVDATALRMEMGTQMGRLHEEFDVLVTPTMPTVAFGAGRTVPEGSSSPDWTSWTPYSYPFNLTGQPAITVPSGFVDGLPTGVQFVAARHRDMTVLRVAAAYEAAAGFTMLGDRP
- a CDS encoding maleate cis-trans isomerase family protein, giving the protein MTTTVAMLYPGHAAEDDYALIESALNESVLNESASPARDIRLPVVITEVGSDAHTVEAMAAVGERTRLADGVRRARAYSPAALMWACTSGSFVHGYDGARRQVADISDACGLAASSTSLAFVDACHELGISRVAIAATYPKPLASRFIGFLADGGVDVIALCANDILTASAAGTLDGDGLFGMLAAADRDDARALLVPDTALHTARWITGLEEEFGKPVLTANQVTAWQGLRLAGTSVAATGLGTLFTR